One window from the genome of Citrobacter telavivensis encodes:
- a CDS encoding dihydroxyacetone kinase, whose translation MSQFFFNQRPHLVSDVIDGTIITSPWNNLARLESDPAIRIVVRRDLNKNNVAVISGGGSGHEPAHVGFICDGRSIQRSAPAPDAAPARFHAA comes from the coding sequence ATGTCTCAATTCTTTTTTAATCAACGCCCCCATCTCGTTAGCGACGTGATCGACGGTACAATTATCACCAGCCCGTGGAATAACCTGGCGCGTCTGGAGAGCGATCCGGCCATTCGCATCGTGGTTCGCCGCGACCTTAACAAAAATAACGTGGCGGTGATCTCCGGCGGCGGTTCAGGACACGAACCCGCGCACGTTGGGTTTATTTGCGACGGCAGATCGATTCAAAGGTCAGCCCCTGCGCCTGATGCGGCGCCTGCCAGGTTTCACGCTGCATAA